Part of the Streptomyces diastaticus subsp. diastaticus genome, GGGTTCGAGTGGTGCTGGTACGCCGTCAGCCCCCAGTCCGCCGCGCGGACCGGCGCCGGGGCCGACCCGCTCAGCGACGCGCGGCATCGTCTCATCGCGGCGGCGGTGCGCGACACCGCCGAGGTTCTGCGCGCGGTTCTGCCGGAGGCCGCAGCCCTCTTGGTGGACGTGGAGGACGGCGCCCCGATCCGGAACGTGGTGTGCAGCGACGGCACGTGCGCTCTGGAGTGCTACGACACCGAGACGCTCGGCGAGGCGGACCAGATTCTCGCGAGCAGCCTCGACTGGCTCCTGGGCGGTGACGACCCCTCCGCCCTGGGCTGGGCCCAGCTGTCGACGCGCCGCCTCATCATCCCCCTTCCCCCGGTATAGGCCGCAGCGCCGTACAGCCGCCCGGAGGGGCGGGGCGCGCCCCCGGCTCCTCCCCTCCGGGCCATCTCGAAGGAGACCACCTTGTACTGCTCGAACTTGCTCTTCGGCCTTGTGGCGCAGAGCGCTGAGTCCGCCACCCGAACGGCTGACCACCGCACCTCCGCCTCGGATGCACGGATCGCTCTGTGCGTCCGGTCCGGGGTGGACCTCGACGACATCGATCCCGCGTCCGGCCTCAACTACTCCCGCTCGGCCTACGAGGCGGTCCGGGCTTCCCCTGGGTGGACCTGGTCGCGCAGCACGGCGCCAGCGAGACCTACACCCTGCCCAAGCTCCGGGCTGCGCGCTCCCTGTGGGAGCAGAAGCGGCCGTGTTTCACCCTGGGCGACGACTGGATCGTGGCGGCGTTCGAGGCGCACCGCGCCTTCGTCGCGTCGGGGGGCCTGCCCTGCGCCGTGCGGACGTGCGCCGTCCACTACCCCGCCCCCGCCCGGATCACCGCCGGCCCGGTCTAGGGCCGCTGTGACCTTTCCGTCCCGGCACCGGCGCAGACCGATTCTGGTCTGCGCCAGCCCCGGTGGGCGGACGCACACCACGGGATGCCCCGGCAGCCGGTGCGTGTGCCGCCGCCTTGCACCGGCGTCGCCCCCCCTCCCTCTGATTGGAGTCACCAGATGTCAGCCCGCCGAAGGCCGCACGTGTGCCGCCTCTCGCCTTCCCAGGTCGACTACCTGCTTCGGCCCATCGATGAACAGCGGGTCCAAGTTCTCGACGATAAGGGGGCGTTCCTCAACACATGGGATGTCCGCCGCTGGCTCATCCGTATTTTCGGGGTGGGCGGCTGGGGTGAGGAGACCCTGGATCTCACCCTTCTTCGGGATCAGGCTCGCCCCACGTCCGAGGGCCTGCGGCATGACGTGGCATACCGGGCGCAGGTCCGTCTGCACACCTACGCGCCGTGCGGTCACCCTTTGCCCACGACTGACCAGGCCGCGGCCTGCGGGACGAGCGACATGCCGGACTACGCAGCGGCCCACCACGAAGCCCTCACCAGCGCCCTGTCGACGGCCCTGAAGCGGTGCGCGATCAACCTGGGCGACACCTTCGGCCTGTCCCTGTACAACCAGGGCTCTCGTCGCCCGGTGGTGCAAGCGATGCTGCCGTACGACCCGAGGTCCCATCCGCCGGCCGAGGACGCCCCCCTCCCCCGGGAGGCCCCCGACCCGCAGGGCGAGGGGGCGAAGCACAGCGGCGAACCGGAGTTGGGAGCGGAGGCGCGCTCGCTGATCGCTGAGGCCGCAAGCTCCGGGGTGGACGCCGAGGACGTGCACCGGGCGTTCAGGGAGGCGTTCGGCCACGGCCTTGAGGATGCAACCCCCGGCGAGATCAAAACCATGGTCGACGCCCTGGACGAAGCCGGGAGCGACACGTGAAGGAGGCAGGCATGAACGACCCGGACAGGCCCGAGCGGGAGCTGTCTTCTGTGGCCCGGCGAATCGTTCAGGCGGTTCGCAATCCGGGCTCGACGGCAACGTCCTCCTCCCCTGCCGACTCGGCGGGCAGCGCCAGCGAGGCACCGGTGGAGGACTTCACGGAGGCTGACGAGCAGGAGTTGGCCGAAGGGCTGAACGAGGAAGCTTCGCTGCGCTGGCTCAAGGAAGAGGCCACGGCGCGGTACAACAAGCGCAGGGCTCAGAACGCTCTGCTCGTGGCCCGGGCGAAGAAGGCGAGGCGGACGATTCCCGAGGAGGCCGCCGGGCCGGACGGGCGCTCCGTCGCCATGGTCACTTCACCCCGGTCGACGCTGGCGGTGCGCGTGACCAATCGGGCTGCGTTCGCCGAGTTCATCGCCGGGATCGCGCCCGGGGAGGTCGAGCCCGTGGTGCGTGAGGCGTACTTCAAGAAGCTGGTCCGTCAGTGGGTGAAGCGAGGCGCCTGCCTGGTGGAGGTGACCGATGAGAACACCGGCGAGGTCCGGTCGCTGCCAGCTCCCGGTGTCGAGGTGTACCGGAAGGCCAGTTCTCATGCGGTCCGCCTGATCGCGGCGGACCCCGAGTCCGGAGTGGAGGGCGGCGCGGAGCTCATGGTGGCGCAACTGTCTCGGGAGTGGCTTCAGCGGCTTCTCGGGCGAGGAACCGCTGACCGGTAGCGGGCCGGCCACGAGGGGCGCACGCCCGAGAGGGCTCTTGGGTGACGGCCCCAGGCGGGGCCGTCACCGTGAGGGGGGGTTCACAGGAACCCGATAGACACTATTATTGAAGTTGTTCGGGGGTGACGCCCCGAGCTACCCCGAAGATCAACGAGGAGTAGCACACATGACCACGAAGACCTCCACCAAGAAGCCCGCGAGCAGCCAGAAGCCCGCCCTTCCCCCAGGCATTCCGTTCCAGCCTCCCGCCCACGCCGTCTCCCTCGACCCCGCGCTCCTGGTCCGCGACACGTGCAACGCCCGGGAGACCAACCCGGAGCCGAGCGCGGAGCAGATCGCATCGATCAAGGCCCTGGGGGTGCAGGACGCGATCTCCGTCCGCCCCCGGCCTGACGGAAAGTTCGGCGTCTTCAAGGGGTGGCGCCGTGCGCAGGCCGCCCAGGAGGCGAACCGCACGGCGAAGGCCGAGGGCCGCGACCTCCAGGAGGTCAACGCGTTCGTCTGGGAGGAGCTGACGGACCAGGACGGCTGGACCCGGATGCTGTCTGCCATCGAGAACATGCACCGCGACCCGATGGCTGACCGGGACAACGTGGCCGCGCTCGAACAGTGCCTGCTCGACATGCCGAAGGAGTACCTGGCGACCGCGTCCAAGGCGCTGGGAGTCCGCCGTGGCGCCGCCGCGCACGCGAGGGCCGCGCAGCGCCTGGACGACGCGACCCTGCGCAAGGCCGCCGGCCAGGGGCTGGACCTGGAGCAGATGGCGCACCTCGAAGAGGTCGCGAAGGTTCCCGGCGCAGAGCGCCGACTGCTGGAGGCACGCGCGAAGGACGGCGACTCCGGGAAGCGGGGGCACTGGGACCAGGCCATGGCTCTCCTTCGTGCCGAGCTGGCCCACACGCAGAAGCGCGCGGACGTGCTCACGTCGCTGAAGGAACAGGGAGTGGAGGTGCTGCGTACCAGCTACTCCTGGGAGAAGGACCCCTCCCGCCCCCTGACGGAGCTGATCACGCCGCTGGGCAACGACCTGACAGCCGAGGCGCACCGGGAGTGCCCGGGGCACCGGGCCACGGTCGACGACGACAACGAGGTGGTGTGGCACTGCGCCGACCCCGGCCAGTACAAGCACCGCGTCCGCCCCGAGGCCAAGGAGCCCAAGCGCAAGCTAAGCCCCGAGGAGTCGGCGCAGCGGCGCCGGACGATCGAGGGGAACCGTGCCTGGGACGCTGCACGCGAGCCCCGCTACTCCTTCATCACCTCCCTGTGCCGGGGCGCCAAGATCCCGGAGGAGGCCAGGGCGTTCGCACTGCGCACGCTCCTGGAGCTGCCCTCGGTGTACGCGAAGTACGCAGCCGACCGGGAGACCGTCAAGGTGCACGGCTTCATGGGCAAGACCGCGAAGGAGTCCAGCCGGGACTGCGGCGATCTGCTGGCTCTGCCGAAGGCGAAGGAGTCCGCCCTTCTGGTCGCGCACGTCGCCGCCGCCTACGAACACTCGATGGCTGACCGGAAGTGCTGGATGGACCTCGGTCGGCGGCGCGCCTCCTGGCTGCTGCTCCTGGAGCAGCTGGGCCACACGCTCAGCGAGGTGGAGCAGGAAGCGGTGGCGCGGTACCGCACCGCCACCGGCAACCAGGGCTGATCTGCGGATCTCTCGGTTGGGGTGAGGCCGAGCCTCACCCCAACCGGGGCCAACCGCAACCCCAACCACCGGGCAACCACCTGCCCAACCACGAACCAACCGCGGGGCTCCGAGTCATGCGTCCACCCCTCGCAGCGCGTACCGGGCGCCCCGCAGCCCACGCGCCCCCAGCCCTGCCCCCGCCCCGATCGGAGTGATCATGCCGCACCCCGCCAGCATCCAGATCGTCGGTGACGTCCAGGGCAGCGTCGAGAGCCGCTTCACCGACAGCGGCATCGTCGTCACCCGCTTCCGGCTCGTCAGCAGTCCTCCCCGGTGGGACCAGGCCCAGGGCTGGGTTTCCGGCCCGCCCCTTCACTACGTGTGCACGGCCTGGCGCGACCTGGCCCGCAACGCGGCCGAGTCTCTGATCGAAGGGACCTCCGTTCTCGTCTTCGGCCGCATCACCGAGGTGCGCGAGGACACGCAGTGGCTGAGCGTGGACGAACTCGGAGTCAGTCTCCGCGCCCGTATCGCGTACACCGAGGAAGCCCTGCCGGGCCCCGCTGCCGCCGCGCCGGTGAAGAGCGCTCCCGCCACACCCCCGAGGCCAGCGCCGCGCCCGCCGGCGCCCGGGGCGGCGCCCGAGCCCACCGAGGCCCGAGTCCTGCACAACGCCGCCGGATACAACGCCGCCGGATGGGGCCCGGCAGACATCCGCCCGCGCCCCGCCGACTTCCGCCCCGCCCCGAACCACCTCTAGCCGGAGCTGAACAACCCGTTGCGCTCCGGCTCCCGCCCCACGAGGAGAGCCGAACATGTCCGTCCTGCCCCGCGCCATCCCGCCCAAGTTCACCAAGCAGCTTCGAGACGCCCTCGCCCAAGCCGGCGTCCGCTGCGTCCCGACGCTCAAACCCGGCAGCAGCATCGCCCTCTCGCTCACACACCAGGGACGCCCATGGGAGGTGCGCTACATCGCCCAGGAGGCCAACGACCTCCCCGTGTGGCAACTGGTCGGCCCTGGCCAGGAACGGGGGCCGCTCGCACTGACCGAGGACGTCGTCGCCACGATCACGGCCCCTCCCCCCGCCCCGGCTCCACCCGCCCCGGGCACATCATCCCGCGCACCGCGAACCCACCTGGGCTTCCCCGTCCCGGAATTCGTACGCGCCAACTGGCACTCCGAGCGCGCCTACTGGTGGCGCCTCGGGGTCGCAACCGCCGTCGGCAAGCTCCCCGCCAACCGGCCTCGCCCCTGACCTCCCCCGCCCCCACGCCACCACAGAAGCGCTGCTGCACCTCAACCACGAACCAGGAGACCGCCATGACCGACTCCCCCACCCCGACCTCGGTCGACACGCCGTTCGGCCCCATGCACGTCCAGCGTGTCGAGACCCGCACCGCTGAGCCTCGAAGGAACTGGACCACGACCTACACCGTGCAGGGCCCTCGTGTCTCGGGCCTGGTCCACATCGAGCCGCACCACGGCGGCACGTTCGAAGTCCTGCCGAGCCGCTTCCTGGTCCGCGTGGCCGATGACCCGTGGGATGAGCACCAGGCCCATTTCACCGTGAACGGCGTAAGCATCTCCCGAGGGACCCGCCTTCTCGGTGTCTTCGCCCCGGAAGACGTGGACCGCTTCTCCCTCCACCGTTTCGACAAGCGCTCGGGATACCGTGAGGAGATCTCCGACGCTGGGCAGGCGCGCGCCTGTACCGCACTTCAGGCCGTCCTCGGCGTCCACATGGCCACCATTCACCTGGT contains:
- a CDS encoding Rad52/Rad22 family DNA repair protein; the encoded protein is MSARRRPHVCRLSPSQVDYLLRPIDEQRVQVLDDKGAFLNTWDVRRWLIRIFGVGGWGEETLDLTLLRDQARPTSEGLRHDVAYRAQVRLHTYAPCGHPLPTTDQAAACGTSDMPDYAAAHHEALTSALSTALKRCAINLGDTFGLSLYNQGSRRPVVQAMLPYDPRSHPPAEDAPLPREAPDPQGEGAKHSGEPELGAEARSLIAEAASSGVDAEDVHRAFREAFGHGLEDATPGEIKTMVDALDEAGSDT
- a CDS encoding ParB/RepB/Spo0J family partition protein, whose protein sequence is MTTKTSTKKPASSQKPALPPGIPFQPPAHAVSLDPALLVRDTCNARETNPEPSAEQIASIKALGVQDAISVRPRPDGKFGVFKGWRRAQAAQEANRTAKAEGRDLQEVNAFVWEELTDQDGWTRMLSAIENMHRDPMADRDNVAALEQCLLDMPKEYLATASKALGVRRGAAAHARAAQRLDDATLRKAAGQGLDLEQMAHLEEVAKVPGAERRLLEARAKDGDSGKRGHWDQAMALLRAELAHTQKRADVLTSLKEQGVEVLRTSYSWEKDPSRPLTELITPLGNDLTAEAHRECPGHRATVDDDNEVVWHCADPGQYKHRVRPEAKEPKRKLSPEESAQRRRTIEGNRAWDAAREPRYSFITSLCRGAKIPEEARAFALRTLLELPSVYAKYAADRETVKVHGFMGKTAKESSRDCGDLLALPKAKESALLVAHVAAAYEHSMADRKCWMDLGRRRASWLLLLEQLGHTLSEVEQEAVARYRTATGNQG
- a CDS encoding single-stranded DNA-binding protein, with protein sequence MPHPASIQIVGDVQGSVESRFTDSGIVVTRFRLVSSPPRWDQAQGWVSGPPLHYVCTAWRDLARNAAESLIEGTSVLVFGRITEVREDTQWLSVDELGVSLRARIAYTEEALPGPAAAAPVKSAPATPPRPAPRPPAPGAAPEPTEARVLHNAAGYNAAGWGPADIRPRPADFRPAPNHL